The sequence TTCGTGGCTTGACATCACGAGTAAAAGGAGTGGTTCCAATGGCTTTCCCTTTGTATAAGACATCAGCTCCCTGGGGATCTGAATCAATTTTTATATTCACGGTATCAGGCCCGGGGAAATAGACAATCGGCCCCATGTCATCATTCTGCTCTTCTTCAGGAACGAGATTGATACTGATGCTGGTTGTCTTGTCCTTCTGAATAGTAATCGTGTTCTGTTGGCTGATGTACCCATCAGAGGATGCCTTGACCAGATATTCACCAACATCCAATTCTAGTGGCTCAGAGATGTCAATATTTGATCCGTCAATATTTATTGTAGCATCTGCAGGAGAAACCTCAACTTCAAGCCTGCCTGACCTTTCCGGAGACGGACTCATGTCATTATTCTGCTCTTCTTCAGGAACGAGGTGGATGCTGATGCTGGTTGTCTTATCCTTCTGAATAGTAATCGTGTCCTGTTGACTTATGTACCCATCAGAGGATGCCTTGACCAGATATTCACCAACATCCAATTCTAATGGCTGATAGATGTCAACATTTGACCCATCAATATTTATTGTAGCATCTGCAGGAGAAACCTCAACTTCAAGCCTGCCTGACCCTTCCGGAGACGGCCCCTGGATATCAGGGTGATCTGATGGTGACCTGACCAGTGGAACGACAAGTGGACTTTCATCAGGGAAATCTATCTCTTCATCATAGATCTGGTATGTAGATAATTCAAGACGAATCTGATTTATTCCAGGATATACCCGGTATACACCAGGGGTTTTACCCTGCCTTTCTTCACCGTTGATATAGACGGTAGCTCCTTCTGGTTCAGAGGTGATACCAATATTTATGATATCATCATTGACCCGGGTATACTGGCCACCAGGCCCGTAAAGAACAAAATAGACCTCCTGTGTATCTGCACCCTTCACGGTGATGTCTTTCTGGCCGACTTTATACCCTTCTTTTCGTGCAGTGATGGTATAGGTTCCAGGATCCAGTTCAACAATTCCTGGATTGTTCTCAAGATCGATAACTTCCCCGTCGATCAGGATCGTGGCCTCAGGAATAGACCAGATGTATACAGCTCCTGATCCTGGTTTCAGGTTATAATGCATTCCCTGACGTTCTGCTTTCAATTCCACGGTCTTTTCAATAGTCTTGTATAACTGGTTTTCAATGACCAGTTCGTGTGATCCAACAGTAGTCAGGATATCAACTGGTGTCTGACCTTTATATTCCCCATCCAGGTATACAGATGCATCCTGAGGGGTAGAATCGATATGGAGGGTCCCTTCTACCGCTTTTTCCAGGTAAATTACCGGTAGTTCCTCTTCAGGAAACGAAAATTCATCCATGTAGGTTTTATATCCAATCAGTGTGACCTTCATGCGATGAACTCCGGGATTCACATAGTAATATGCCGGAGTTTTTGCTTCCTGTTTCTCCCCATCAAAGAATACCGTTGCCCCATCTGGAACAGTTCGAACGTTCACTGCTACTGTGCCTGAACCACCGGGAAGTTCTCCAGAAAAATCCCCAGGTACGGCATTACTCATTCCTGTGAGCAGCAGAATGATAGCAATCAATATAATTGATACCCACATTTTCATCTGATACACCTCGCGGTGATTAGAGATGTCATAGGGAGGAGATAATTATTTCGTCAAAGAGGGAGAAGAGAATACTCTCTTCTCTTTATTCGACTCTATCGATACATTGATGCCAATCTGTGTGTTTTGTTAGTAATAACCATGAATTTGACAGGACACCAATTGGAAGACCAATACCTGAAAAGTTCATTTTTCAGGAATAATCAAACATTTGACAAAAAAGAGAAATTTAAATTTATTTATTCAGTTTTTTCCGGACCAACCGTGCCTGCAGACCATAATACATGGAATACCCGATGGCATCAGTCTGATCAACCGTAGTCGAATCAAATGAAGCAATATCGATCGAATAGAACGAATCCTTAGAAGACCTTCCGATGATTGTTACTGAACCTTTAAAAAGACGAACATCCACATCACCATTCACTCTGAGCTGGGTTGTATCAATGAAAGCATTCAGGGCATCCCAGAGTGGTTCATAAATGAGGCCGTAATATGCAAGTTGTGCCCACTTTGCATCCACACTTTGTTTGAATGAATACTCTTCCCTGGTCAGAACAAGGCGTTCTAGGTCTGCATGTGCAGCAAGAAGAACGGTAGCTGCCGGATGCTCATAGATCTCACGTGCCTTAATTCCCAGAACACGGTTCTCCATCATGTCATTGCGGCCGATTCCATGACTACCTGCAATTTCATTGAGCTTTCGAATGAGTTCAGCTCCCTTCATCCTGGTCCCATCAAGAGCGACGGGTATTCCTTTCTCAAAGGTTATTGTCAGGATTTTTGGTTCATCCGGGGCTTTCAGTGGGGAAGCAGTCCAGGCATAGATCTCTTCCGGCGGGTGAAATGCAGGATCCTCTAATTTCCCACCTTCAATAGACCGGCTCCAGAGGTTTTCATCGACTGACCAGGGTTTTTCCTTGTCAACCGGAACCGGGACACCATGCTCTTTTGCATACTCGATCTCCCATTCACGGGTCATATTCCGCTCACGGATTGGTGCAACAACTTCAAGATCAGCTGATCGGAAGACAACGTCAAATCTGAGCTGGTCATTTCCTTTTCCGGTACATCCATGTGCAACCGCAGTTGCTCCTTCCTTTTTTGCAACCTCAACAACCGCTTCTGCAATGACCGGCCGTGCAAGAGACGTTCCCATCGGGTACCCTTCATACAGACCATTTGCCTTAATAGATGGCATCAGACACCGATCAACAAATGGCTCGATGAGATCAATCGTATAATGCTTGTCGGCTAACTTCTTGCCCTTCTCTTC comes from Methanospirillum hungatei and encodes:
- a CDS encoding PEGA domain-containing protein: MKMWVSIILIAIILLLTGMSNAVPGDFSGELPGGSGTVAVNVRTVPDGATVFFDGEKQEAKTPAYYYVNPGVHRMKVTLIGYKTYMDEFSFPEEELPVIYLEKAVEGTLHIDSTPQDASVYLDGEYKGQTPVDILTTVGSHELVIENQLYKTIEKTVELKAERQGMHYNLKPGSGAVYIWSIPEATILIDGEVIDLENNPGIVELDPGTYTITARKEGYKVGQKDITVKGADTQEVYFVLYGPGGQYTRVNDDIINIGITSEPEGATVYINGEERQGKTPGVYRVYPGINQIRLELSTYQIYDEEIDFPDESPLVVPLVRSPSDHPDIQGPSPEGSGRLEVEVSPADATINIDGSNVDIYQPLELDVGEYLVKASSDGYISQQDTITIQKDKTTSISIHLVPEEEQNNDMSPSPERSGRLEVEVSPADATINIDGSNIDISEPLELDVGEYLVKASSDGYISQQNTITIQKDKTTSISINLVPEEEQNDDMGPIVYFPGPDTVNIKIDSDPQGADVLYKGKAIGTTPFTRDVKPRIYLIELRLDGYEPTFKQIDVRNYITASTKVDMETGIWDELKEESE
- a CDS encoding argininosuccinate synthase — translated: MGKGTVVLAYSGGLDTSICIPLLKEEYGYDRVVTVAADVGQRKEEISVAEEKGKKLADKHYTIDLIEPFVDRCLMPSIKANGLYEGYPMGTSLARPVIAEAVVEVAKKEGATAVAHGCTGKGNDQLRFDVVFRSADLEVVAPIRERNMTREWEIEYAKEHGVPVPVDKEKPWSVDENLWSRSIEGGKLEDPAFHPPEEIYAWTASPLKAPDEPKILTITFEKGIPVALDGTRMKGAELIRKLNEIAGSHGIGRNDMMENRVLGIKAREIYEHPAATVLLAAHADLERLVLTREEYSFKQSVDAKWAQLAYYGLIYEPLWDALNAFIDTTQLRVNGDVDVRLFKGSVTIIGRSSKDSFYSIDIASFDSTTVDQTDAIGYSMYYGLQARLVRKKLNK